Within the Arachis duranensis cultivar V14167 chromosome 10, aradu.V14167.gnm2.J7QH, whole genome shotgun sequence genome, the region NNNNNNNNNNNNNNNNNNNNNNNNNNNNNNNNNNNNNNNNNNNNNNNNNNNNNNNNNNNNNNNNNNNNNNNNNNNNNNNNNNNNNNNNNNNNNNNNNNNNNNNNNNNNNNNNNNNNNNNNNNNNNNNNNNNNNNNNNNNNNNNNNNNNNNNNNNNNNNNNNNNNNNNNNNNNNNNNNNNNNNNNNNNNNNNNNNNNNNNNNNNNNNNNNNNNNNNNNNNNNNNNNNNNNNNNNNNNNNNNNNNNNNNNNNNNNNNNNNNNNNNNNNNNNNNNNNNNNNNNNNNNNNNNNNNNNNNNNNNNNNNNNNNNNNNNNNNNNNNNNNNNNNNNNNNNNNNNNNNNNNNNNNNNNNNNNNNNNNNNNNNNNNNNNNNNNNNNNNNNNNNNNNNNNNNNNNNNNNNNNNNNNNNNNNNNNNNNNNNNNNNNNNNNNNNNNNNNNNNNNNNNNNNNNNNNNNNNNNNNNNNNNNNNNNNNNNNNNNNNNNNNNNNNNNNNNNNNNNNNNNNNNNNNNNNNNNNNNNNNNNNNNNNNNNNNNNNNNNNNNNNNNNNNNNNNNNNNNNNNNNNNNNNNNNNNNNNNNNNNNNNNNNNNNNNNNNNNNNNNNNNNNNNNNNNNNNNNNNNNNNNNNNNNNNNNNNNNNNNNNNNNNNNNNNNNNNNNNNNNNNNNNNNNNNNNNNNNNNNNNNgacatgatacatgacagagcacaatggcgtcgtttgattcatgtagccgaccccacttattatacgaataaaaattaattatttttttatttataaaaattttaagagcttgttttatatatatatatatatatatattgatgaatgtgatatatttttttatataaataatcttttaaaaaaatctaatagttaatctatagcttttttgttttagtccaaattaaatgttttttattgtttttggaaagaaaatcttTTGAGAAATTTAATAACATGTGATAAGGAATACCGAATAAATTATAcagaaactaactaaaacacaatataaaaatatctttaaaaaaaagatgttttagaCGTCTTTATTTGAGTAGCCTCCTTCTTTCATTGCTTAAACAAAAATACCAAATTCATTATTatctatattttctttgtttttcgaaaagAGTTTTAAAATGAGCAGCCAACACAACGCTAAGTTTGTGTTCTTTTGTCATCCAAGGAGGAGCCGAATTGTAAAGAAGCCTTCTCAACGTACCATGGCCCATCCCTGGTTCATCAATGTACCATGGAAACATTGCACAAATTTTAAAGAAGCCTCCTCAACACGGTAAAGAACCATACAAATAAGTGGtatagattattttttgttattatttgaattatctaGCATAGtagaaatatgaaaattttttaaaataaaatatctgaTATTATTAATAACCGTTGGCAGTATGTTAATGCACTTATAAATTAATGGAATgtaataaaagagaagaaatacGATGGATATAGATTAGTAAGGACGGAGAAAGTTAATGGAATATGGTATTGGTGGgtatgtaaaatatatatatttttatctataataattttgttgttcatGGTTACTTTCAAGATTTTTATGGTATGAAAAAGTATTTTATAAGAGAGAATGTTATTGAAAATTCTGATGGTGAAATTATTATTACAAGTCTGCAATATTTTTTTGGAGGAATTATCAGCCAAAGAAAAAGACATTATAATTTTGATTGACAACAAAAGTATAATAAAGTGgctaaataaagagaaaaataagtCTTAGAAGTAatgaaaattaagaaataaagttCATGGAATAAAGCATTTGATACAAAATATTGGAGTAAAATATAGGAACATTAGGAATTTTAAAGTAAGAAAAGAATGGAAGTGTGTGACCGGAATAAACAATAACTATTGGATGAAATAGATCATATAAATATAAGTACATGACAATAAAAATGGGATGAATGAAGTGAGTCAATAAAATTAGAAGGATACGAGTGGTTAACATGGTGAAATCatttgaaagaaaattaaaataaggcaaatataatatttaaaatactcaAACAACAGACATAAATagatttattcttattttgttattattatatattttatcctGATGAGGTGGTTAAcatataaacattttttttataaatataatacatgacaaaacttaataatattatttaattcataTAGTTCATATacctaaaacaaaattttattaatttatttaataattaattttagtatacatttAATACAATAAATTCATCCATGAAGGATGATcacatcataaaattcaaatgtatcattagattattatattctttgatATATGATGTACAAAAAGTTTCTACATGTATAAATACGTTAGTGTTTGCTTTAACTCCAAAGCTTTTGTAGTCCGCCAATCAAGTTATAATATCTTAGaaattttacaaataattaaaaatagctGAGATGGATCatacttctttttttgtttatattattttataagctaaatatattttataactgTTTATTCGTtatgatattttataataatgaatataaatttttttatcggttatgtattaattataaatagttTCAATATCCGAATTATATAACGATTACGATTGAATTATAATGAATTTAGCtagtattaaatataaaaagataatattaaaaaactaaaCTGCGACACATACAGGGttagtaataaataaaatagagtaGGATTTGGATTgtattctaattttattatcagagttaaaaaaaatttttaaattttatcctattttatttgtgggttaaaattttttaatattaacctTATCTACACTTTAAAATTCTAAGGGGATACTCTCATAAAGATACagaaaatgtcttttttttaaagatattttttaataaggaaaagaaTATGGAACTAAAAGGTTATCAaccaaaaactaaacaaaatcacattaatttatattaataattaattttaaattttttaaatttaaaatttaaaattgattaagtaaacctaattaaaacatataaaaaccTTCATCTTTTCTCTCACATTAACCTACccacctccaacaatcacacagaCCTCTCTCTCACCGTCAGCACTAACACTCCCCAGATGCAATATCATCTTAAACCAGTGGCATAGTATCTAAATTGTTCAAATTCATTCTAACACCAGGGTTGAACCAGTCTTTCAAGAAATGACGCTTCTAAGAATTAATGTGAAAGTTGTTGTCTTAGTTATATTACTACCTTTTATTATGTTGGAGGAAGAAGACTTTATGTTGTTTAAAATGGTTTCGTTTAGTTTatattgaagaaaataaacCTTCTTTTGACTTGATTTGGTTTGTATTGCTATTGAAGCCAAATATTTGTGTGGTTAACATGTTTGGTTTCTCATCTTTATGTTACCATTTTGATAAATGAACAGACCAATGTCAATGTGTTTTTAAGTTTTGCGTTGAAGTAAATATAGCTTCTTTTAACATCACAAATTATAGGTAAAATAGGTCCCCTAAAATACTATTATAAGGCAAATAGGTCCCCCACATAAAAATAGCGCCGTTTGCATTCTCTGTCTAAGTGGGGATGAATTTGTCCTCCtcgaaacgacgtcgttttgccCCCTGGTTCCAATACGACGTCGTTTTATCTAGCGTGGATAGGGACCAAAATGTCCTGGAGGTGACATGTCGCAGTTAACCTGACACGTCACCATTTTAACCGGATCAAATGGTTTTGGGGACGTATTTGGTGGATATCTGAGAACCTCAAGATCGAAATCTTAGTAAATTTTGTTGAGGACAAAATTGTCGGATGGTAAATTTCTTGGGGACCTATTTGGGGTATtactcaaaattaataaaaagatcttCACCACTTGTTTATTCATTGTGAGTTTATTTAGCAGATGTGGTATGCGTGGTTGTTTGATTATGATAAATTATGAGATATTTGAGGGACAATTAAACAATACTTTAAGAGTTAGACAGGAATAACAGTAAAAAAGGAGAAACGTAATAGATGACTAATTGATTTTGAGTTCCGCTAGGGAAACAATGAGATATCTatacaatatgtacaatggaATGTTTATTTGACCCAATatgtattaataatataaattaaacattATGATCCCTAATTTCTAGGTGCCGTGAGCTCGACTCACACAATATGTGCGTCCTCCCTACGTACGATGGCCTGTACGAACGATGGCGCCAGTCGGAAGAGTGTCGGCGCGATGTTCGACGATGGCTGGTAACAATGGTGGTACTGTCCCGACTTTTACTTCGAGGAGAAAGTGAGAGAAAAAGTCGCCATAATTAATGAGtatcataatttaatttaaatttttaattaaaagctattcaaaattaattaattgtctctaatttaattctaatttcaatttattctttattatacaccttgtataaaatatacattgactcctcatatttttttattgattttttctgCTATTATTTAGCACATACGAATgaaaagaaacaacaaaaattttcaaaaatcaaaaagtaaaaattgtAAAAGTTATTAACTGATCGTTTATaagctaaaaaatataaaaatagagtTGATCCTAATAGTTATCGATGacaatataaaaaatgactataaattaatttttgcatTTACTGACTTTCTTATATAGATTCATTAGTTAGTAAAATTTATTGTACAATATATTGTGACGactaaaaatttattcataTCTTTGAACTGCAAAATTAATCTTTATAATagtaattgaaattaaactcattatatatagatatagttAGATGGTGTACCGACTAAATTGATATATAACcatattatttatacataaaaattagtcattaaaatattaatatataatatatattaaataataaaatatttattaaaaatatgtgAAACAAAACATACACAGATATAAACGAACACATATATTAAGTgttaatacttttttattttatgaattaaaaagtaaaaaaaaattaactaatattaactaattttaatatttaggtttagaattttgattaagaatatataatttaaagtttagaatttaatataaataaaataatttaaaaaaatacaatatttaattaaaaaaattagacaaaaataatcaaaatttatatttatgtaataattaatgaatattaaataatacaaattctgtttatttttttttacttttctagtattaccgttaaaaaaattagttgaaaaaaaaaatttatttcattaacattattcttattaatattaactaacatgttggattaacattttatttttatattattaaaatttatgatttaaaatttaatatttaatgttcGTCTAAATTTTGTCGGTCAGGtaatattattcttatataATAAGTTTAGTATTATTcgtaaccttttttttttataaaaaaaaaacaaatttcatctattttaaaatgaattcattcatgtatatatatagattAATAGTTGTTTTTATTCAATCACTAAGCAAAGGTACATACTCTCTcacatttattaatttatatataaaaacacCGCCTATACGAGATAGTAGCTAATAAACAAGCTACTCTAATCTCCCGTCTCCATTTATTCTCCTCGATTAACACTAATAAGGATTCATCGGATCACATATAGTAccttacttatttttttattatttaattttaaagggCACTAGTAGTAGTGAGGTGTGATTTGAAGTGGTGTGGAAATTCCGGTAGCATAATATTGACTTGTTGGTCAACGAGTTGCTTGATATCCATAGGATGCACGAATGATGGATTGGTAGCAGCAtatgcatttattgcatttattTGATTCCATGCTTCTGTGGGATGAAAATCATCCCAAAACACGTACTCTTTCCTATTATAGCATGGTTTTTCATTTTCAATACACTCTCCACTCGACCCCGTAACACAGCAACCAACTGTTGAAACCGTAAAGCCTACAGATATACGTACAATACATGAATCCATACAgtatcttataaaaaaaatgagttatGCTAAGTGTATatcaaaatcagtcactaaaatcagctactagtataaaatatatattggaatacagatacatatatttatacataaatatattggtgactgattttagtaattgattttaatgtataaataacatttttaaaaaggaATACGTGTTATAATATTACGTACCAGGTGCATTGGTATTTGCATTGGCAACTGCTGTAGAGTTTATAAAGATGGATTTGGAATAAGGagagaggttgaaattgagagAATCCACCAGTGATACTAGCTTGCTATTGAAAATGGATACAGCTTCATTTCCCTCTTCATAACAAGATCCGTTTGTTCCAAAAGTTTTGATGGAATTTGGAATGCAACCTACAAGGCCCAACCCAACTATCACCAACTTTCTTGCTCCAACATCAATCAGATCCTAcaccaaacaaaataataattaatcagCAGAGCATTATAAGATAGGAAAGTTTTCAAGTATACTTTCAGTCATTTTTAACcattgatcttaattatatatattttttatatttaagatCAATGATTAAAAATCACTGAAATATCGGTACACTTGAAAAATTTTTCATATAAGATATAACATaacatataaattaaagtaGAGTTGGTTTGAATGAATACCAGTAAATTGTGTTCGAAGTGTTGAATGAGAAGTTGTGCATATTGATGAGGGGTATAGATTTGGCTTGTTGGGTACAATTGTGACAGGAAATAATTGTTTATGTAATCATTGTTGCCAATGTTCACATAATACAAGCATTTGCTAAGATATTCCTGAGCTTTGTTCATACTTCCCAGTGTGCTGGCGATTCTGGAAACAATTACTCTGTGATGTGCTATCTGTAGTCCTAGACTGATCACAGCACCCTACCACCCAATGTATATATAGTTACTAAactatttatcaatttaaagttgaagaaataataaaagaaaagaaattaattacTGTGTGAGAGCCACTCTCCACAAGAATTCCAGCAGCACCAGATGCATAGTTAACACCTATAAGAATGTCAGAGCCACTTGTGTTCGCAAAGGGTGGGATGAATTCCTCAAATCCCAGTTGCTGACctgaaataataattaattaattagttaatgaTTATTACTAATTGAAGTTTAAagaggagaagtgttagtaattgtTACCAATTATGTCAATTGTGGTTAGGCCATTGGTGAATCTTCCGGTTGGGCCAAAAGGGAAGTCAATGCCATATGGTTTGAAATTGGCTTTGGCAACGGTTGCAAGATCGTTGTTGTTTCCACTATCAGAAAGTGAGTCACCGAAGATGAAAAGGCATGGCACTTGGGGTGCTCCCTTCACAAATACCACCATAAGAAGATGCAGAACCAACCACAGGATCTTCTTCCTTTCACATGCCATTGCCATGTCTCTTAGTTACAcacaatatcaaaattaaatgtgTATTTATAGGAGAGGGGGTGTTCATGATAGTGCCGAGCCGATCACAATGAGAAAAGTGTGTATCCATTATTATAATATCGCCTATGATATCTGTATACTTAATAGAGTAGTGGGGCCTAACAGAGAAACACACCATGTCCAAATGATTCAAGCTATATGGTAATATTTGTTAGTAGTGAAATAGTTATTTAGAAGAACGGAGaaatactaaatttaaaatgtaccatttttatcattatgtataatctaaaaataaaagtattgatatctttacttttaatatatatggTTTTTCAATGTCCTATGATCCTATATATCTCACTCTCTAGTCCACCATCTTATCCTCTTGTTCCAAAGAAAGCTTAACAAGTTTTGTGGTCTATTGTACTGGTCTGTTTCCCTGAGACCAGCGATAAATTATGTCGGTACCATTAAATGCAGAGCTAAATGTTAAAAGTGACaactaatgttatttttttccgtaaaaaattatgtttgcaAAATAAAGTgtatatatgaataattatatataaatggcTAAATTAATATGTAACAGgctttttattgaattttgaatttgtcaTAGACTTATAATGCCatgttaaaatattatatatctaaaaaaattaaataaaaaatgcataaataaatatatgttgaacattaaattaaataaaaaaaatatattgtagaTGGGATATTGCTCTGAAAGGAGagaaatataataaatactatACCATAATATCTATGGAAAGAGAGAACACCATAATAAGTTCAACTCAGACCACTTAAGGCAGGGAGTTATTAACTTGAACAACATCGTATACGAAGAGTGCTAGGGTAAGCAGAATTTGTGATATGTAACAGAGGTGTGTATGGCCTGGTCTGATTTGAAAATTTGGTTCGGTCTCAAATAGTTTAGGTGCTAATTTAGTGTGATTTTATATTAGTTTAGGGTTGAGTAAGGGTTTTAAAAATAGACCTGATTATTATTTTGGGTCGGATCCGAGTCATAGTTCGGGTCACCCGAAATCGGCCTggtggcccggtcatcatacacaattaatattttttgttattaatgatTGATGATGGTTATTattatgtggaatttaagtattgtaaaacttaatattttgtgttattagtcattatatataagactataaattaatattttatgtttaaaatgtataagactttagactaatgcataatattgtgttatttgtattgatttaaatatttggtgttattagacaatattagtattgattatggttatgctttaattttagagaagagttggttcttgttatatttttctaaatgaattttaccatgtcaaataatggttgtAGTCTTgcaaatttggatatttttacatgctaacTTATAAGAAGGTATTGAGATAATATAATGTTAACGATCCAATTTTCACCCGGTTTTTACCCGATATAATCGTGACCCGAAAGTGTATAGGTTTTATCGGGTCTAGGGCTGGATTCGGGTCTAACAAATATGTCCGGTATATATTTCGAGTCGGATCTGTGTCACATCAAACCCGGTTTCACACGCTTATGCACATCCCTAATATGTAATCATTAATTAGTTATCAtaagtatttttaatggtgagAGATGACATCTAATAGTGTagaattacttatttttttatgattaaatactggccaaattttaataaagttGCTGGTCCCTAAACTTTTTCATATGATAATGATAATTGGATCAGATCGTTCAGTTCaactaaattaactattaaactggtttaattcatgaaaaaaatctattaaattggtaaaattaatttagttactaatagttaattaatttaaattaataaaatacataatttatatacaagtatattattttatgatatttaatttatcttttaattaaatttttagttcTTTAATTTTATCGATTTAATAATCATTAGATTTTTATAATCTTAAAACTTAATTTTAGCTTGACCACATATTGATGTCGGAGATTCTTAGTCCACACATATTTATATttggtatttatttatttaacagtTAGTAACAACGTACATCGATTCATTATTTCAGTAACATTATGTTTCAATTATTGTGTCtctataaaaaacaaaatgaattTATCGGGTAATAATATAGCAACGGATGTATACTTTCTActtacatatataaagagatcAGAATTGGAGTCATTTGGTAtaaatttcagtttttttttattttacatttttgtaATCCCTCTCACGTAATATTAAAGAATTGGTAatattagtcaccaaaaaaaaaagaattggtaatatttttcttttaaaaaataaaaagacaatccattaagtaattttggtatggtttaattattctattggttcttatagtttcacaaaattttcaattaagtctctagacttttttttctttaaattggatccttgcaccaatttttttcaattaagtctctTTTAGCAGTAATTGACTTAATTTTATAGGaaccaaactaaaaaaaattagtgcagaaactcaaataaaaaaaaatgtaaggatccaattaaaaaaatattggtgcaaggacttaattaaaaaaaaacaaaagtacaaaaatctaattaaaaatttcacaaaattataaaccaacagaataattaaactttttggtATCTAATTTGTCTTTCATATGGATGGATAGtgtaaaaaaaaaggtaaattttcttttgttcagAGTATCTTTGTGTTTCACAaatcaaaaactaatttattgtggattgaaattttaattgagttaagtttaaatttttgacacttatttaaataaataaatgagttaattattcgaccaatttaaat harbors:
- the LOC107468181 gene encoding GDSL esterase/lipase At5g45670, with the translated sequence MAMACERKKILWLVLHLLMVVFVKGAPQVPCLFIFGDSLSDSGNNNDLATVAKANFKPYGIDFPFGPTGRFTNGLTTIDIIGQQLGFEEFIPPFANTSGSDILIGVNYASGAAGILVESGSHTGAVISLGLQIAHHRVIVSRIASTLGSMNKAQEYLSKCLYYVNIGNNDYINNYFLSQLYPTSQIYTPHQYAQLLIQHFEHNLLDLIDVGARKLVIVGLGLVGCIPNSIKTFGTNGSCYEEGNEAVSIFNSKLVSLVDSLNFNLSPYSKSIFINSTAVANANTNAPGFTVSTVGCCVTGSSGECIENEKPCYNRKEYVFWDDFHPTEAWNQINAINAYAATNPSFVHPMDIKQLVDQQVNIMLPEFPHHFKSHLTTTSAL